The Mycolicibacterium parafortuitum nucleotide sequence GGGATCGTCGGGTACTCACCGGTTCCCTGGCCGGTCCACACGCCCAGAAGCGGCGCGAGCACGGTGACGCCGGGGTGCAATTCCGGGGCGGGGACAGCCACCGGGCCAGCGTACGTCGCGCGGCGGGCGCGAGAACCGGGCATCCGCCGCGAATTCCCCGCCGGGTGCGCGACGATGGCTGGGTGAGCGAGAAGACGACATGCGCGATCGTCGGCGGCGGACCGGCGGGCATGGTGCTCGGTCTGCTGCTCGCGCGCGCCGGAGTGGACGTCACGGTGCTGGAGAAGCACGCCGACTTCCTGCGCGATTTCCGCGGCGACACGGTGCATCCGACCACCTTGCGCCTGCTCGACGAGCTCGGGTTGTGGCCGCGGTTCCGCACGATCGTGCACAGCCGGCTCGACCACGCCACCCTCGACGTCGACGGCCGCAAGGTCACGATGGTCGATTTCCGGAGGCTGCGTCAGCCCCACCCCTATATCGCGATGGTCCCGCAGTGGGATCTGCTCAATCTGCTCGCCGAGGCCGGCGAGGCCGAGCCGACGTTCACGTTGCGGATGAGCACCGAGGCCACCGGCGTGCTGCGCGAGCACGGCCGGGTGACCGGGGTGAGTTACCGAAACACCGACGGCACAGGCGAATTGCGTGCCGACCTGACCATCGCGTGTGACGGCAGGGGCTCGCTGCTGCGCGGCGAGGCAGGTCTGCCGGTGCGGGAGTTCCCGGTCGGCTTCGACGTCTGGTGGTTTCGCCTGCCCCGCCCCGACGACGACGAGATCTACACGCTGTTCCCGCGCCTGACCGCCGGGCGCGCGATGATCGTGATCCCGCGCGAGGGCTACCTGCAGATCGCGATGCTGATCGCCAAGGGCAGTGATGCCGCACTGCGGGCGCGTGGTCTCGACGCGTTCCGCGACGACGTCGTCGCGCTGCTGCCCGAGGCCGCAGAGGCGGTCCGCGGCATCGCCGGCCTCGACGAGGTCAAGACCCTCGATGTCAAGCTGAACCGGTTGCGCCGTTGGCACACCGACGGCCTGCTGTGCATCGGCGATGCCGCCCATGCGATGTCCCCGGCCGGCGGGGTCGGGATCAACCTCGCGATCCAGGACGCGGTGGCCACCGCCCGGCTGCTGGCCGAACCGCTGCGCGGCGGCACCCTCGACTCCGCAGACCTGGCCAAGGTGCGCCGCCGCCGGCTGGCACCGACCGCGCTCACCCAGGCACTGCAGCTGATGATCGACCGCAGGGCGCTCGGCCCGATCGTGAACGGCCGGCTCGCCGGGCCGTCCCCCGCCCTGGTCCGCCGCGTCGAGCGCAACCCGTGGCTGACCGTCGTCCCGGCGTATCTGGTCGGTGTCGGGGTACGGCCGGAGCGTGCACCCGAGTGGGCGAAACGGAGACCTCGGTAAGGTCACGGGCCGTGACCTCAGACTCCAATCCGTTCGATCTGACCGGCCACGTCGCCGTGGTGACCGGCGGCGGTTCCGGCATCGGCCTGGGGATGGCCCACGGCCTGGCCCGCGCCGGGGCCTCCGTCGCGATCATGGGACGCAGCGCCCAGCGGTTGGACGAGGCCGCGGCCGCACTGCGCACCCACGGAAACCCGGTACTGCCGGTGGTGTGCGACGTCACCGACGAGGATGCGGTCACCGCGGCGATGGCGCGCGTACGCGACGAACTCGGTTGGCTGGATTCGTGTTTCGCCAACGCCGGGGTGCGCGGCAGGTTCACCCCGGTGCTGGAGACCTCACTGGAGGAATTCCGCTCGGTCACCCGCGTCGACCTCGATGGCGTATTCCTGACGCTGCGCGAGGCGGCGCGTCAGATGATCTCCGCCGGCCGCGGCGGCAGCCTGGTCGGGGTGTCGAGCCTCGGCGCCTACCAGGGCATGCCTCGCCAGCCCGCCTACGCGGCGTCCAAGGCCGGCGTCACCTCGATGATGGACAGTTTCGCCGTCGAACTCGCCAAGCACGGGATCCGGGCGAACACCATCGCCCCGGGTTGGTTCAACACCGAGATGACCTCCGAGGGGCTCGCCGACGAGCGGTTCCGCGACCGGGTGCTACCCCGGGTGCCGGTGCGCCGATGGGGTGCCGCCGACGACCTCGCCGGTGTCGCGGTCTATCTGGCCGGCCCGGCGAGCGCGTACCACACCGGCGACGTGCTGCGTGTGGACGGCGGTTATCTGAAGTTCTGAACGTTTAGGCCGCCCCCGGTGTGGGACATGATGTGACGGTGAACCTGCTGCTGTCGCCGCTGCCCGCACCCGCCGTCCACATCACCGATGCCGGGGTCGAGGCCACGTTGAGCGCGGCGGTGCGGATCATCAACCCGCTGCTCGACGTGCTGTGGGACACCGACCCGTTCGACCTCAAACGCCGCGACGACCCGATCGGGCGGCTGCTCAACGCCGTCGACGTCCCCGGGACCCCGTCGTGGGACGGCATGGACACCGACGCGCGGATCCACTGGTGGGTGCGGCGCGTCGGGGCGCTGAACACCATCCCGGTCGCGGTCCCGGGTGTGCTCGGCGTGATCGGCCGCCAGCTGCCCATCCAGGACCTGCTCGGGTTCGTCAGCCAGGCCACCGTGCTGTGCGCGGTCGCGCGCGAACTCGGCGTCACCGACCAGCGCACCCAGGTGCGGATGCTGGCCGCGGTGCTGTGCGACCGGGATCTGTCGGTGGTGGTGTACGACGGCGACTCCAGCCGGCCGCTGGCCGCGATCCCGCGCAGCCCGGTGGGCGTCGTGAAGGCCGTGTGGAACCTCATCGGGCTCTTCGACGCGATCGCTGACGAACTGGCCAAGCGTCCGCATCCCCGCGGACCGCTCAAGTACCTCGGCCTGCTTCCCGGTGTCGGCGCGGTCGCGTCCTACATCGGCGAGTGCGGCGCGCTGGCCCGCGCGGCCAGACAGGGCCGCCGCTGGCTGGAGAGACCCGCGCCCTCAGAGGCCTAGCGTCTGCTGCACGCCGTGCAGCGTCTCCGCCGACGCGAGCAGCCCGGTCCGTTCCGCCTCCGACAGCGGTACCTCCAGGACCTGACCCGCGCCGTGCGCGGACACCACCGTCGGCAGCGAGAGCGCCACTCCCGAGACCCCGCACGCTCCGTTCTGCACCGTGCAGACGGGCAGCACGCGGTGCTGGTCGCCGAGCAATGCCTCGACGATCCGGGCGGTGGACAGCCCGATCGCCAGATTCGTCGCACCTTTGCCTTCGATGATCTCGTAGGCCGCGTTCACCACGTCCGACGAGATCCGCCGCTGCGCTTCCTCGTCGAACAGCAGCTCACCGTCGCGACGGAATTCCCGGGCCGGTACGCCGCCGACGGACACACTCGACCACAGCGAGATCTCCGAATCGCCGTGTTCGCCGATGATGATGCCGTGCACGTTGCCGACGGCCAGTCCGGCCTCCTCGGCGATGAGGTAGCGAAAGCGGCTGGAATCCAACACCGTTCCGGACCCGAACACATGCCCGGGCGCGGCGTCGACCGACTGTGCCGCGGCGAAGGTCACCACGTCGACAGGATTGGTCACGAACACCACCACGGCGTCCGGAGAGCGTTGCAGCAGTTGGGGTGTCAGCGTCTGCGCGATCGCCACGTTGGCCGCGGCGAGATCCAGCCGGCTCTGACCCGGCTTCTGTTTGGCGCCCGCGGTGACGACGATGACGGCCGAACCGTCGGTCACTCCCATGTCGTCGGAGCCGGTGATGCGGCAGTGCGGCACGAACTGGCTGCCGTGGTTGAGATCGAGCACCTCGGCGCGCACCTTGGGGGCGTTGACGTCGTAGAGGGCCAACGCTCCCGCCGACCCGCGGATCAGACACGCATAGGCGATGGCGGTGCCCACACTGCCCATTCCGATGACAGAGACCTTGGTGTTCTGCACGACCGGCATGTCCCCATTGTCGTCCATCGGGACGCCGATTACACCGATTGCGGCGAGTTAGCTGAAATCAGATAGCTGGAAACATCCTGTGAAACTCGGGTTGCCAAACGGAAAAATTCCTTAAAAATGCTTAGCGATCCGTACAAGGGCGTGGATCGGACGACATCGTCGACACCAGAGGATTCGCAATGCAACTACTGCGCACCACGCGCAAGGCACTTGTCATCGGCTGCGTCGCGGCGTTCGCCGCGTTCGGCGTGGCGTCCTGCGGAAGCGACGACAGCGGTTCAGGAGGTGACGGGACTGGCGACATCACGATCAACGCGACGTCGTTCCCCGACTACGTCGACCCGCAGCTGTCCTACACCGTGGAGGGCTGGGAGGTGCTGTGGAATGTGTACACCCCGCTGCTGACCTACAAGCACGCCAAGGGCGAGGAGGGCACCGAGGTGGTGCCCGGGCTGGCCGAGTCGCTGCCCGAAGTCTCCCCGGACGGACTGACCTACAAGCTGAAGCTGCGCCCGAACATGAAGTACTCGGACGGCACGCCGATCAAGGCGTCGGACTTCACCTACGCGATCCAGCGGCTGTTCAAGGTGGACTCCGGAGGGTCGGTGTTCTACAACGTGATCGTCGGGGCCAAGGAGTACGCCGACGGCGCCGCCGACACCATCACCGGCATCACCACCGATGACACGACCGGTGACATCACCATCCAGTTGACCGGGCCCAACGGCACTTTCGACAATCTCCTGGGCTTGATGTTCGCCGCCCCGATTCCGCCGAGCACCCCGCTCGACGCCGACGCGACGAACAACCCGCCGCCGTCGAGCGGGCCGTTCATGTTCACCAAGGTGGATGCGCCACGCACCTTGACGATGGAACGCAACCCGCAGTTCCAGACCGTCAAGGACGCCGGGGCCGACGAGGTCGCCGACGCGAACATCGACAAGATCACCCTCATCGAGAACAAGAACCAGAGCGCACAGGTCACCGACATCATCCAGAACAAGGTCGATTTCATGATGGACCCGGCGCCGTCGGACCGGTTGCAGGAACTCAAGACCCGATACTCGGACCGGTTCCGCATGGAGGACTCCATCAACACCTACTACATGTTCATGAACACCGAGCGTGCGCCGTTCAACGACCTCAAGGTGCGCCAGGCGATCAATTACGCGATCGATCCCGAAGCGCTGAACCGGATCTTCGGCGGGCGGCTTCACCCGACCCAGCAGATCCTGCCGCCCGGGATGCCCGGCTACCAGGAGTACAAGCTCTACCCTGGCCCGGATATGGAGAAGGCGAAACAGCTTATTGCCGAGGCGAATCCGGCTGACCGCGATATCACCGTGTGGACTGACGACGAACCCGACCGCAAGCGGATCGGGGAGTACTACCACGATCTGTTGACCCAGCTGGGCTTCAACGCGACGCTGAAGGTGATCGCCGGCGACGTGTACTGGACGACGGTCGGCAACCAGTCCACCCCGGATCTGGACACCGGGTTCGCGGACTGGTTCCAGGACTTCCCGCACCCCGACGATTTCTTCCGGCCGTTGCTGCACGGCGACAGCATTCTGCCGACCAACGGCAACAACCTGTCGCGGGCCAACATTCCGGCCAACAACGCCAAGATGGACGAGCTGCTGCAGAAACAACTCGCCGACGACGGAGTCGAACAGCAGTACGCCGATCTCGACCGGGCGTACATGGAGCAGGCGGTGTGGGCGCCGTACGGCAACGAGCAGTTCACCACGTTCCTGTCGGAGCGGATGGACTTCGACCGGTCCTATCACCATCTGCTGTTCAAACAGGACTTCACCTCGTTCGCGATCAAGTAGTGGTCGCCGTCCCCGAGGCCCCGCCGGGGGTCTCCACAACACAGGTGCAGGGTCGCAACCCGTGGTATCTGGCGTGGCTGCGGTTGCGCCGCAACAAGGTTGCACTGGGCTGTGGCGTCCTGTTCCTGCTGATCGTGGTCTGCTGCCTGGCCGCTCCGCTGTGGGCCGAGCACGTCGCCCACACCGGCCCGAACGACAACCACATCACCGATACCGTGCTCATCGGCGGCACCGAGACCGACATCGTCTCCCCGGACGGCACACCGATAGGGCCCGGCCTGCGTGGCCGGTACCTGCTGGGCGCCGATCAGAACGGCCGCGACGTGATGGTGCGCTTGCTCTACGGCGGCCGTACGTCGATCTACATCGGTGTCGCGGCGGCGGCGGTCACCACGGTGCTCGCGGTGACCGTCGCTCTGCTGGCCGGCTACTACCGCGGCTGGATCGACGCGGCGCTGTCGCGGGTGCTCGACGTGATCTGGGCGTTCCCGGTGCTGCTGCTCGGCATCGCGCTGGGTACCGCGCTGGCGATCGGCGGGTTGAAGATCGGAGTCATTGCGATCGCCGGGGATTCGATCTGGATACCGATCCTGATCATCGGTCTGGTGTACGTGCCGTACATGGCCCGGCCGTTGCGCGGCGAGATCCTGGCGCTGCGGGAGAAGGAGTTCGTGGAGGCCGCGGTGGCCCAGGGCATGGGGTCGCTGCGGATCATGCACAGTGAGCTGCTGCCGAACATCGTCTCGACGGTCATCGTGTTCTTCACACTGAACATTGCCAACAACATGCTGCTGGAATCGGCGCTGTCGTTCCTCGGCGCCGGGGTGCGTCCGCCGAATGCGTCATGGGGAACCATGATCGCCGACGGGTACCAGATGATCTACACCGCGCCGCATCTGACGATCGTCCCGGGTCTGATGATCGTGGTCACCGTGTTGTCGCTCAATGTGTTCGGGGACGGGCTGCGGGACGCGCTGGATCCCAAGGCCCGGATCAGGTTGGAGCACTAGATGGCACGCTTTGTCGCCCGGCGGCTGCTGGGCATGATCGCGGTGCTGTTCGCGATCTCGGTGATCGTGTTCCTGATCTTCAACGTGATCCCGAACTCCGATCCCGCGGCGCGCATCGCGGGCAAGAACGCCGATCCGGATCTGATCGCCCGCGTCAACGCCGACCTCGGCCTGGACCGTCCGCTTCCGGTGCAGTACGTCACGATGATGAAGCAGATCTTCACCGGTCAGCTCACCTCGTATGCGAGCAATCGCAATGTGATGGAACAGATCTGGGACGGTCTGCCCGCCACGTTCTCGCTGTGTATCGGCGCGGCGGTGATCTGGATGTCGCTGGCGGTGCTGTTCGGCTACCTCAGCGCCGTACACGCGGGCCGGTTCGCCGACCGCGCACTGACGGTGCTGGCGCTGGTCGGGATCTCGATGCCGGTGTTCTGGCTGGCCGCGATCCTGCTGTACTTCCTGACCTTCAAGGTGCAGCTGTTCCCGACGGGAAGCTATGTGGCGCTGACCAAGGACCCGCTGGACTGGGCGTATCACCTTGTCCTGCCGTGGTTCACACTGGCGGTGTTATTCATCGGCTTCTACAGTCGGGTGCTGCGCTCCAACATGCTCGATGCGATGAACGAGGACTACGTGCGCACCGCGAAGGCGAAGGGGCTGTCCGACCGGCAGGTTCGCATCCGGCATGTGTTGCGTAACTCGATGATTCCGATCGTCACGCTGTTCGGGCTGGACTTCGGCATGGTGGTCGGCGGCGGTGCGATCCTGACCGAGACCGTCTACAACCTGCCCGGTGTCGGGCTCTACGCCGGCGAGGCCATCCGCAGCCTGGACCTGCCGCCGCTGATGGCGATCACGATGTTCGGCGCGTTTTTCATCGTGTTGTTCAACACGGTCGTCGACATCGCCTATGCGGTATTGGATCCGAGGATCCGGCTGGGAGAGGCGGCGCCCGTATGAGCGGAGCGGATCAACCCGTACGGAGCGATCTTCTCAAAGTCGAGGACCTGCACGTCAGCTTCGCCACCGAGGACGGCGTCGTGCGGGCTGTCGACGGGGTGTCGTTCGACCTTGGGCCCGGCGAGATCCTGGCCATCGTCGGCGAATCCGGCAGCGGCAAGAGCGTCACCGCCCAGACGCTGACCGGGCTGACACGCGCACCCAACACCCGGATCACCGGGTCGGTCACCTATCGCGGGCGCGAGCTGACCGGGCTCGACGACGCGGGCCTGCGGGACATCCGTGGCGAGGAGATCGCCATGGTGTTCCAGGATCCGATGTCGTCGCTGAACCCGGTGTACCGCGTCGGTGACCAGATCGCGGAGATGATCCGCGCACACCGCGACGTGTCGAAGAAGGAGGCCCTCGCGCGCGCGGTGGAGCTGCTGACCTCGGTGGGCATCCCGAATGCGCAAGCGCGGGTGCGCAGTTACCCGCACGAGTTCTCCGGCGGTATGCGGCAGCGGGTGATGATCGCGATGGCGCTGGCACTGGAACCGACGGTGCTGATCGCCGACGAACCGACGACCGCGCTGGATGTGACGGTGCAGGCGCAGATCCTGCGGCTGCTGGCCGACCTGAACCGGGATCGCGGGTTGGCCGTCGTGCTGATCACCCACGACCTCGGGGTGGTGGCCGAGGTGGCCGACCGGGTGCTGGTGATGTACGCGGGGCAGATCGTCGAGGACGGCAGCCTCGACGACATCTTCTACGCACCGCATCACCCGTACACCTGGGGGCTGCTGGGTTCGCTTGCGCGCCTGGACCGTCCACGCACCGGGCGGTTGACCCAGATCGCCGGTGCACCGCCGTCGCTGCTGCATCCGCCGGCCGGCTGCCGCTTCGCGGCGCGCTGCTCCTTCGAATTCGACCGTTGCGGTGAGGCTCCGCCGCTGGAACCGAGCAACGGCGGCGGCCATCTGGACCGCTGCTGGTTGCCGCTGCAGGACAAGGCCCGGGTGCTGTCATGACGACTCCGCTGCTTGAGGTCACCGACCTGGTGAAGTACTTCCCGATCCGGTCGGGGGTGGTGGTCGAGCGCGAGGTGGGCCGCGTGCACGCGGTCGACGGGGTGAGCCTGACCCTCGCGGAGGGCGAGACGCTGGGTCTGGTCGGGGAATCCGGCTGCGGCAAGTCGACGCTGTGCCGGGCGATCCTGCAGCTGACTCCGCCGACGTCGGGGTCGGTCCGGTTCCAGGGCCGGGAACTGGTCGGGATGTCGCGGCGGGAGCTGCGCCCGCTGCGGCGCGAGATCCAGATGATCTTCCAGGACCCGTTCGCATCGCTGAACCCGCGCAAACGGGTCGGCCAGATCATCGGCGACCCGATGGAGTTGCACGGTCTGGCCGACGGCGCCGGCGTCACGCGGCGGGTGCAGGAACTGCTCGACCGGGTGGGCCTGCGCCCCGAGCACTACAACCGCTATCCGCACGAGTTCTCCGGCGGCCAGCGCCAGCGCATCGGGATCGCCCGAGCACTGGCGCTGCGCCCGAAGCTGATCATCGCCGACGAACCGGTCTCGGCCCTCGACGTGTCCGTGCAGGCGCAGATCGTGAACCTGCTCAAGGACCTGCAGGACGAGTTCGGGTTGTCCTACCTGTTCGTCGCCCACGATCTCGGAGTGGTGCGGCACATGTCGGACCGGGTCGCGGTGATGTATCTGGGCAAGGTCGTCGAGAACTCCGGCACCGACGACCTCTACGACCGCCCGGTCCACCCCTACTCGAACGCTCTGCTGTCGGCGGTGCCGATCCCGGACCCGCGCCTGAACCGGACACGGGAGCGGGTGGTGCTCGAGGGCGACGTCCCCAGCCCGACGGATCCGCCGGCCGGGTGCCGGTTCCACACCCGCTGCCCGTGGAACACCGAGGTCTGCGCATCCGACGAACCCGCGCTGGTCAGCCACCATCCCGGGCATGTCGCGGCCTGTCATCACCCGCGCAACTGAATAAAGTCGGGCGATCGGCTGTCCCCTCCGCAGCCGATCGACCCGACACGCAGAACCCTATGCGTGGGGGCGCGGTGGAGGAATCGGGGAAAACCCTATTTCTTGCCCGGGCAATGACCCGGACCTGCACCGATCGGGTCAGGGTTGGTCGGGCACCAGGATCGGGATCGGCTCCGGCAGGAACGGCACCGTCACGAAAGTGGTCGTCGTACCGGGAACTTCGGGTCGGGTGGTGGTCGGCAGCGAGGACGGCGCGGTCGTCGGCACCGGTGTGGTGGTCGGCGGGGTCGTCGTCGGCACGGTCGTCGTCGGCACGGTGGTCGTGGTCGTCGGCGGCGTCGTGGTCGTCGTTGTCGTGGTGGTCGTCGTGGTCGTCGTGGTGGTCGTCGTGGTGGTGGTGGTGGTCGTCGTCGTCGGCACGGTGGTGGTCGGCGCGGGCGGCGTGGTGACCACGGGCGCGGGCGGCGGTTCGACGGGCGGGGGTTCGACGGGCTGCTGAACCGGCGGCTCGATGGGCTGCTGGATGACGGTCTCCACGGGCGGCGGCGCTTCCGCGGGCACCAGAGGGCTGCTCAGCGGCGCGTTGCCGGGTTTCGGGGTCTCGGGCTCGCTGCTGTCCACACTGGTCAGCGCGATCGCGGCGCCACCGACGGCGAGCAGTGCGACCACCGCGATCACGCCGGTGAGCACCAACGGGAAACGGGCGCCGGGCCCGGCGGGCACCGGGTCGTCGCGGTCGAGGAGTTCGGTGGCCCCGAACGAGTCGTCGAGCACGTACGGGTTCGGCCGCTCGGGTAATTCGCCGCCGGTGTAGGGCACCACGTCCTCGACCGGGGAGTCCTGCGACCACGCCAGCGCGTAGGTGACGTCGGCCGCGGCGGGCTGCTGCACCGTCTCCTCCGGCGCGGCGAGGCCGGGCGCGGCCATCGTCGAGGTGTCCGCGCTGCGGCCGTACGAGGCGAACAGCGCCGCGCCGACGGCGGCATCGAGCGACGGCCGCGGCGTGGTCACCACCGGGATCTGTAGCCGCTGCGAAAACTGCTGGGTGACAAGAGGTATCGCCGCACCGCCGCCGGCGAGCACGACGGAGGTCAGCGCATCGCGGCTGATGCCGTTGCGGGCCAGCAGATCGTCGAGCGCGGTGAACACACCGTCGAGCGGCGCCGCGATGAGTTCCTCGAGCTCGGCGCGGGTGACCCGGACGTCGCCGCGGAAGCCGGGGACGTCGACCGCGAGCTCGGTGGCGGTCTGCGCGGACAGCCGTTCCTTCGCGGCGCGGCACGCCTCGCGCAGCACGGTCAGGGAGCCCACCGCGGCGGTCTGGGCGGGGTCGGCCTGCCCACCCGCGCCGGCCAGCACGTGCCCGAGCAGGGCCTGGTCGATCTGGTCGCCGGCGAACTCGGCGTGCCGTTCGGTGCCGCCGATCACGGTGAACGCGGTCGCGGCGTCGACGGCGGTGATGCTGGTGCCGCCACCGCCGAAGTCCAGCAGCACCGTGACGCCGCGGCGGTCGAGACCGGGATTGGCGTTCAGCGCGGTCAATGTCGCCTCGGCGTCGGAGATCAGCCGGGGCACGCCACCGCCCGGGGACAGCACGTCGCTGGCCGTCAGCGTCTGCGCCAGCGCCGCCGTCGTCTCCGGGGTCCAGTAAGACGGGACGGCGATCGTCACGGCGCCGCCGCGCTGCGCCCCGGTCAACCCCGCCATCGATTCCAGCGCCTCGACGAGCAGCTGAGCGGCCGGGTAGGTGGTGCCGTCGGACGCGACCAGCGGAACCGGGTCCCCGACACGTTCGACGAAGCCGGAC carries:
- a CDS encoding Hsp70 family protein encodes the protein MSDALGLSVGTTNLVAATVGMAPVTRRSVLTVYGHAAPEVGDAPQAPGGVTLSGFVERVGDPVPLVASDGTTYPAAQLLVEALESMAGLTGAQRGGAVTIAVPSYWTPETTAALAQTLTASDVLSPGGGVPRLISDAEATLTALNANPGLDRRGVTVLLDFGGGGTSITAVDAATAFTVIGGTERHAEFAGDQIDQALLGHVLAGAGGQADPAQTAAVGSLTVLREACRAAKERLSAQTATELAVDVPGFRGDVRVTRAELEELIAAPLDGVFTALDDLLARNGISRDALTSVVLAGGGAAIPLVTQQFSQRLQIPVVTTPRPSLDAAVGAALFASYGRSADTSTMAAPGLAAPEETVQQPAAADVTYALAWSQDSPVEDVVPYTGGELPERPNPYVLDDSFGATELLDRDDPVPAGPGARFPLVLTGVIAVVALLAVGGAAIALTSVDSSEPETPKPGNAPLSSPLVPAEAPPPVETVIQQPIEPPVQQPVEPPPVEPPPAPVVTTPPAPTTTVPTTTTTTTTTTTTTTTTTTTTTTTTTTPPTTTTTVPTTTVPTTTPPTTTPVPTTAPSSLPTTTRPEVPGTTTTFVTVPFLPEPIPILVPDQP
- a CDS encoding L-lactate dehydrogenase gives rise to the protein MPVVQNTKVSVIGMGSVGTAIAYACLIRGSAGALALYDVNAPKVRAEVLDLNHGSQFVPHCRITGSDDMGVTDGSAVIVVTAGAKQKPGQSRLDLAAANVAIAQTLTPQLLQRSPDAVVVFVTNPVDVVTFAAAQSVDAAPGHVFGSGTVLDSSRFRYLIAEEAGLAVGNVHGIIIGEHGDSEISLWSSVSVGGVPAREFRRDGELLFDEEAQRRISSDVVNAAYEIIEGKGATNLAIGLSTARIVEALLGDQHRVLPVCTVQNGACGVSGVALSLPTVVSAHGAGQVLEVPLSEAERTGLLASAETLHGVQQTLGL
- a CDS encoding ABC transporter permease yields the protein MVAVPEAPPGVSTTQVQGRNPWYLAWLRLRRNKVALGCGVLFLLIVVCCLAAPLWAEHVAHTGPNDNHITDTVLIGGTETDIVSPDGTPIGPGLRGRYLLGADQNGRDVMVRLLYGGRTSIYIGVAAAAVTTVLAVTVALLAGYYRGWIDAALSRVLDVIWAFPVLLLGIALGTALAIGGLKIGVIAIAGDSIWIPILIIGLVYVPYMARPLRGEILALREKEFVEAAVAQGMGSLRIMHSELLPNIVSTVIVFFTLNIANNMLLESALSFLGAGVRPPNASWGTMIADGYQMIYTAPHLTIVPGLMIVVTVLSLNVFGDGLRDALDPKARIRLEH
- a CDS encoding ABC transporter ATP-binding protein, with product MSGADQPVRSDLLKVEDLHVSFATEDGVVRAVDGVSFDLGPGEILAIVGESGSGKSVTAQTLTGLTRAPNTRITGSVTYRGRELTGLDDAGLRDIRGEEIAMVFQDPMSSLNPVYRVGDQIAEMIRAHRDVSKKEALARAVELLTSVGIPNAQARVRSYPHEFSGGMRQRVMIAMALALEPTVLIADEPTTALDVTVQAQILRLLADLNRDRGLAVVLITHDLGVVAEVADRVLVMYAGQIVEDGSLDDIFYAPHHPYTWGLLGSLARLDRPRTGRLTQIAGAPPSLLHPPAGCRFAARCSFEFDRCGEAPPLEPSNGGGHLDRCWLPLQDKARVLS
- a CDS encoding FAD-dependent oxidoreductase, which gives rise to MSEKTTCAIVGGGPAGMVLGLLLARAGVDVTVLEKHADFLRDFRGDTVHPTTLRLLDELGLWPRFRTIVHSRLDHATLDVDGRKVTMVDFRRLRQPHPYIAMVPQWDLLNLLAEAGEAEPTFTLRMSTEATGVLREHGRVTGVSYRNTDGTGELRADLTIACDGRGSLLRGEAGLPVREFPVGFDVWWFRLPRPDDDEIYTLFPRLTAGRAMIVIPREGYLQIAMLIAKGSDAALRARGLDAFRDDVVALLPEAAEAVRGIAGLDEVKTLDVKLNRLRRWHTDGLLCIGDAAHAMSPAGGVGINLAIQDAVATARLLAEPLRGGTLDSADLAKVRRRRLAPTALTQALQLMIDRRALGPIVNGRLAGPSPALVRRVERNPWLTVVPAYLVGVGVRPERAPEWAKRRPR
- a CDS encoding ABC transporter ATP-binding protein; the encoded protein is MTTPLLEVTDLVKYFPIRSGVVVEREVGRVHAVDGVSLTLAEGETLGLVGESGCGKSTLCRAILQLTPPTSGSVRFQGRELVGMSRRELRPLRREIQMIFQDPFASLNPRKRVGQIIGDPMELHGLADGAGVTRRVQELLDRVGLRPEHYNRYPHEFSGGQRQRIGIARALALRPKLIIADEPVSALDVSVQAQIVNLLKDLQDEFGLSYLFVAHDLGVVRHMSDRVAVMYLGKVVENSGTDDLYDRPVHPYSNALLSAVPIPDPRLNRTRERVVLEGDVPSPTDPPAGCRFHTRCPWNTEVCASDEPALVSHHPGHVAACHHPRN
- a CDS encoding SDR family NAD(P)-dependent oxidoreductase: MTSDSNPFDLTGHVAVVTGGGSGIGLGMAHGLARAGASVAIMGRSAQRLDEAAAALRTHGNPVLPVVCDVTDEDAVTAAMARVRDELGWLDSCFANAGVRGRFTPVLETSLEEFRSVTRVDLDGVFLTLREAARQMISAGRGGSLVGVSSLGAYQGMPRQPAYAASKAGVTSMMDSFAVELAKHGIRANTIAPGWFNTEMTSEGLADERFRDRVLPRVPVRRWGAADDLAGVAVYLAGPASAYHTGDVLRVDGGYLKF
- a CDS encoding ABC transporter substrate-binding protein, with protein sequence MQLLRTTRKALVIGCVAAFAAFGVASCGSDDSGSGGDGTGDITINATSFPDYVDPQLSYTVEGWEVLWNVYTPLLTYKHAKGEEGTEVVPGLAESLPEVSPDGLTYKLKLRPNMKYSDGTPIKASDFTYAIQRLFKVDSGGSVFYNVIVGAKEYADGAADTITGITTDDTTGDITIQLTGPNGTFDNLLGLMFAAPIPPSTPLDADATNNPPPSSGPFMFTKVDAPRTLTMERNPQFQTVKDAGADEVADANIDKITLIENKNQSAQVTDIIQNKVDFMMDPAPSDRLQELKTRYSDRFRMEDSINTYYMFMNTERAPFNDLKVRQAINYAIDPEALNRIFGGRLHPTQQILPPGMPGYQEYKLYPGPDMEKAKQLIAEANPADRDITVWTDDEPDRKRIGEYYHDLLTQLGFNATLKVIAGDVYWTTVGNQSTPDLDTGFADWFQDFPHPDDFFRPLLHGDSILPTNGNNLSRANIPANNAKMDELLQKQLADDGVEQQYADLDRAYMEQAVWAPYGNEQFTTFLSERMDFDRSYHHLLFKQDFTSFAIK
- a CDS encoding ABC transporter permease, with the protein product MARFVARRLLGMIAVLFAISVIVFLIFNVIPNSDPAARIAGKNADPDLIARVNADLGLDRPLPVQYVTMMKQIFTGQLTSYASNRNVMEQIWDGLPATFSLCIGAAVIWMSLAVLFGYLSAVHAGRFADRALTVLALVGISMPVFWLAAILLYFLTFKVQLFPTGSYVALTKDPLDWAYHLVLPWFTLAVLFIGFYSRVLRSNMLDAMNEDYVRTAKAKGLSDRQVRIRHVLRNSMIPIVTLFGLDFGMVVGGGAILTETVYNLPGVGLYAGEAIRSLDLPPLMAITMFGAFFIVLFNTVVDIAYAVLDPRIRLGEAAPV